Proteins co-encoded in one Gossypium arboreum isolate Shixiya-1 chromosome 11, ASM2569848v2, whole genome shotgun sequence genomic window:
- the LOC108470442 gene encoding fruit protein pKIWI501-like, whose translation MATAEVVSAQTAIHEEKPEEVVKVGEIATEEVPAVAPAAEPVAEEPKEAVPEAAFGEPQAPETDATVETESKEVIKEPKAVTEEPEVEKKEEETPKETVAEPVAEESKESKETSEPTVEETKESTESTEAAAAAAAEVKAEAEAAPVEAPKEEAAKEEEKPAEAQAENTTTE comes from the exons ATGGCTACTGCAGAG GTTGTATCAGCTCAGACTGCAATCCATGAGGAGAAACCTGAAGAAGTGGTCAAGGTTGGAGAAATTGCAACAGAAGAGGTACCGGCTGTTGCTCCTGCAGCAGAACCTGTTGCTGAAGAACCAAAGGAAGCAGTGCCTGAAGCAGCATTCGGAGAACCCCAGGCTCCAGAAACTGACGCCACAGTTGAAACTGAATCAAAGGAGGTGATTAAAGAGCCCAAGGCTGTGACTGAGGAGCCAGAAGttgagaaaaaagaagaagagactCCTAAGGAAACGGTAGCAGAGCCAGTTGCCGAGGAGTCCAAGGAGTCCAAGGAGACTTCTGAGCCAACAGTTGAAGAAACCAAAGAAAGCACAGAGTCTACagaagcagcagcagcagcagcagcagaagTAAAAGCAGAAGCCGAAGCCGCCCCAGTGGAAGCACCCAAAGAGGAAGCTGCAAAGGAAGAAGAGAAACCAGCTGAAGCTCAAGCTGAGAATACTACTACCGAGTAA